The following are encoded in a window of Lactobacillus intestinalis genomic DNA:
- a CDS encoding proline--tRNA ligase codes for MRQSKFFMPTLKEAPADAVAESHKIMIRGGYIRQVTAGVYAYLPLGYRVLRKAEAIIEEEMENINVPEMIMPHLLPATLWQESGRYKKYGAEMFKLQDRHGRESLLGPTHEETFTEIVAKNLKSYKQMPLALYQIQTKFRDENRPRFGLLRGREFVMLDGYSFAATREQLDEQFDDQKSAYKKIFKRAGVTVHPVIADSGTMGGKNSTEFQAPAAIGEDTIATNEKGTYAANLEMAKSVDTFKQEPEEVKELTKVATPDCDTIEKLAEFLNVPATRIVKSILYIADDQKVLVLIRGDKQINEVKLGHILDADDVHVAESSELKEITGSEKGGVGPINADWADKIIADETVKDLYNVVVGANETDYQYQNANLDRDFKVDEFADLRTANEGEPDPVDHLPLKFTTSIEVGHIFKLGTYYTDTMGADFLDQNGKAKPVIMGSYGIGVTRMLSAAVEQHLTENGVAWPKEIAPFTVHLIQMKMKDETQTELAEKLEKELSAKYDVLYDDRNERPGVKFNDADLVGAPIRITIGRKAKDGIVEVKRPTDEKATEVSVDELDNFVNKELG; via the coding sequence ATGCGTCAATCAAAATTCTTTATGCCAACTTTAAAAGAAGCTCCAGCAGATGCTGTAGCTGAAAGTCACAAAATTATGATTCGTGGGGGCTATATTCGCCAAGTTACTGCTGGTGTTTACGCTTACTTGCCACTTGGATACCGTGTACTTCGCAAGGCTGAAGCAATCATTGAAGAGGAAATGGAAAATATTAATGTTCCTGAAATGATTATGCCTCATCTCTTACCAGCTACTCTTTGGCAAGAATCAGGTCGTTATAAAAAGTATGGCGCCGAAATGTTTAAATTACAGGACCGCCATGGTCGTGAAAGTTTACTTGGACCAACTCATGAAGAAACATTTACGGAAATTGTTGCTAAAAATTTAAAGAGTTATAAGCAAATGCCACTTGCTTTATATCAAATTCAAACTAAGTTTAGAGATGAAAATCGTCCAAGATTTGGTCTTCTTCGTGGTCGTGAATTTGTAATGCTGGATGGGTATAGTTTTGCGGCAACTCGTGAACAATTAGATGAGCAGTTTGACGACCAAAAGAGCGCTTATAAGAAGATTTTCAAGCGTGCTGGTGTAACTGTCCATCCTGTAATTGCGGATTCTGGTACCATGGGAGGTAAGAATTCTACTGAATTCCAAGCACCAGCTGCTATTGGTGAGGATACCATCGCTACTAATGAAAAAGGTACTTATGCTGCCAACCTTGAAATGGCTAAAAGTGTTGATACCTTTAAACAAGAACCAGAAGAAGTTAAGGAGTTAACTAAGGTTGCTACTCCAGATTGTGATACTATTGAAAAATTGGCAGAATTTTTAAATGTGCCTGCAACTAGAATTGTCAAAAGTATTTTATACATTGCTGATGATCAAAAGGTTTTGGTTCTTATCCGTGGTGATAAACAAATTAACGAAGTTAAATTAGGTCATATTCTTGATGCTGATGATGTTCATGTAGCGGAAAGTAGTGAATTAAAAGAAATTACTGGTAGCGAAAAGGGTGGCGTAGGTCCAATTAATGCTGATTGGGCTGATAAGATTATTGCCGATGAAACTGTAAAAGATCTTTACAATGTAGTTGTCGGCGCTAATGAAACTGATTATCAATACCAAAACGCTAACTTAGACCGTGACTTCAAAGTTGATGAATTTGCTGATCTTAGAACTGCAAATGAAGGTGAACCTGATCCAGTTGATCACTTACCACTTAAATTTACCACCTCAATTGAAGTTGGTCATATTTTCAAGTTGGGTACTTACTACACTGATACAATGGGTGCTGATTTCCTAGATCAAAATGGTAAGGCAAAGCCAGTTATCATGGGTTCTTACGGAATTGGTGTAACTAGAATGTTATCAGCTGCAGTAGAACAACACTTAACTGAAAATGGTGTTGCTTGGCCTAAAGAAATTGCACCATTTACTGTTCACTTGATTCAAATGAAGATGAAGGATGAGACTCAAACTGAATTAGCTGAAAAACTTGAAAAAGAACTTTCAGCTAAGTATGATGTTTTATATGACGATCGTAATGAACGTCCAGGTGTTAAGTTTAATGATGCAGATTTAGTTGGGGCTCCAATTAGAATTACTATTGGACGTAAAGCTAAAGATGGTATTGTTGAAGTTAAGCGACCAACTGATGAAAAGGCAACAGAAGTTTCTGTTGATGAATTAGATAATTTTGTAAATAAAGAGTTAGGATAA
- a CDS encoding PolC-type DNA polymerase III → MTNKNELFLKLLKQVHFPDQFEDNDLLQKGKIENVDVYAKEHRWDIHVLFDSPLKFDTYNALNTAINESFASFVNTRFFVGTKDGSDQYLPDYWQYAVKNSNVLASATREFLAGQVPRKEDGRWIIPVDNSVIDNLIEQKALDDLSEEMRKYGFFNLKFLTEFDEQSSQNNLESLQQLQEEHDKNMQEVYQSIPEKPKKSKPAPSKYSTKKTHYGNTKVDENAEITQIHDLEDGTRNVVIEGNIFNIESRELKSGSVIFTGEITDYTDSIGFKKFVSNKEQIASLSAIKPGTWAKMQGSAATDQWQNDVVFNINAFETVEHEGRQEKYEGDQKRVELHLHTNMSQLDATNTATDFVNAAKKFGQKAIAVTDHGDVQSFPDAYSAGKKTGLKILYGVEANMIDDHALLVLNPAEMKYEDKEFVIFDVETTGLSSVYDTIIEIGAVKMKNGEVIDRFDKFINPHHPLSEQTINLTSITDEMVSAADDEDVVIKQFKDFYGDDPLCGHNVQFDVGFVNAALRKSGYEEITQPVVDTLEVSRLLHPEQTRHTLDSLAKKYNVVLEHHHRANQDAEATGYLMFKLLDAFNARFHEDDLGKMNDYAEHGQVYKRARPSHMTILAKNQAGLKNMYKLVSIASTTNFYRIPRTPKSDLRRLHDNLLYGSGCWQGDVFIAMMQKGYDEARKKAKFYDFLEVQPPANYQQLIEDGLIKDEAELEEILTNIYKLGKELNKPVVATGDAHYVDPHDAIYRTILISAQRSNPNRNKPQPDLHFYTTQEMLDAFSFLGEEAAKEIVITNTNKIADSLEEIAPIKDGLYPPHIDNADQEMKDLTYNKAYELYGKPLPKIVKDRIEMELNSIISNGYAVIYLISQRLVAKSNKDGYLVGSRGSVGSSLVATMSGITEVNPLAPHYRCPNCKYSKFFENGEYGSGYDLPDKDCPKCGTPLVKDGQDIPFATFLGFHGDKVPDIDLNFSGDYQPVAHNFIRVMFGPNNSYRAGTIATVADKTAYGYAKHYDEERDLKLRNAELDRLASGVSGVKRTTGQHPAGIVVVPNDMDIYDFTPVQYPADDVNAAWLTTHFDFHSIHDNILKFDILGHDDPTMIRMLQDLSGIDPLSIPPDDPGVMSLFSSPEILGVTPEQIQSKTGTLGVPEFGTKFVRGMLEETKPNTFSELLQISGLSHGTDVWLGNAEELINNGTCKLKNVIGCRDNIMMDLIHWGVKPEVAFSTMESVRHGRGISDEDMAVLKKNKNIPDWYIPSCLKIKYMFPKAHATAYILMALRIAWFKVYYPEIYYTAYFSVRADLFDLVAMSHGKNTVKAAMKKIQDKGNDASAKDKSLLTVLEIANECLERGIKIKMVDVNESDALNFKIIDKNTILAPFNAVPGLGDNAAKQIVAARAEQKFLSKEDLAKRGKVSQTIMDYFENNGVLEGMPDQNQLSLF, encoded by the coding sequence GTGACTAATAAAAACGAGCTATTCTTAAAACTTTTAAAGCAAGTTCATTTTCCTGATCAATTTGAAGATAATGATTTACTTCAAAAAGGAAAAATTGAGAACGTGGATGTATACGCTAAAGAACATAGGTGGGATATCCACGTTCTTTTTGATTCTCCTTTAAAGTTTGATACATATAATGCGTTAAATACAGCAATAAACGAAAGTTTTGCTTCTTTTGTTAATACCCGTTTCTTTGTAGGAACAAAGGATGGATCAGATCAATATTTGCCCGATTATTGGCAATATGCTGTCAAAAATTCAAATGTTTTGGCGTCAGCTACGCGAGAATTTTTAGCTGGTCAGGTTCCTCGTAAAGAAGATGGTCGATGGATAATCCCAGTCGACAATTCAGTGATTGACAATTTAATTGAGCAAAAAGCTTTAGATGATTTATCAGAAGAAATGCGTAAGTATGGCTTTTTTAACTTGAAGTTTCTTACTGAATTTGATGAACAAAGTTCTCAAAACAATCTAGAGAGTTTGCAACAATTACAAGAAGAGCATGATAAAAACATGCAAGAAGTTTATCAATCTATTCCTGAAAAGCCGAAAAAAAGCAAACCCGCTCCATCTAAATATTCAACTAAGAAAACACATTATGGAAATACAAAAGTTGATGAAAATGCAGAAATTACCCAAATCCATGATCTGGAAGATGGAACTCGAAATGTCGTAATTGAAGGAAATATTTTTAATATTGAAAGTCGAGAATTGAAGTCAGGTTCAGTGATTTTTACTGGGGAAATTACGGATTATACGGACTCAATTGGATTTAAAAAATTTGTTTCAAATAAAGAGCAAATTGCAAGTTTATCTGCTATTAAGCCAGGAACATGGGCTAAAATGCAAGGATCAGCAGCTACAGATCAATGGCAAAATGATGTAGTGTTTAATATTAATGCTTTTGAAACTGTGGAACATGAAGGGCGACAAGAAAAATATGAAGGTGATCAAAAGCGGGTTGAACTTCACCTTCATACCAACATGAGCCAATTAGATGCAACTAATACTGCTACCGATTTTGTAAATGCTGCTAAAAAGTTTGGTCAAAAAGCTATTGCGGTTACTGATCATGGGGATGTTCAATCTTTCCCTGATGCTTATAGTGCTGGTAAGAAAACAGGACTAAAGATTTTGTATGGTGTTGAAGCTAATATGATTGATGATCATGCTTTATTAGTTTTGAATCCAGCTGAAATGAAATATGAAGATAAAGAATTTGTAATTTTTGACGTTGAAACTACGGGCTTATCTTCTGTTTACGATACTATTATTGAAATTGGTGCCGTAAAAATGAAGAATGGAGAGGTTATCGATCGATTTGACAAGTTTATTAATCCTCACCATCCTTTGAGTGAACAAACTATTAATTTAACTTCTATTACAGATGAGATGGTAAGTGCTGCTGATGATGAAGATGTTGTGATCAAACAGTTCAAAGATTTTTATGGTGATGATCCTCTTTGCGGACACAATGTTCAATTTGATGTTGGTTTTGTCAATGCTGCTTTAAGAAAAAGTGGTTATGAAGAAATAACTCAACCTGTGGTTGATACACTTGAAGTTTCACGTTTACTTCACCCAGAACAAACTAGACATACTCTGGATTCATTAGCTAAGAAATATAATGTTGTTTTGGAACATCACCACCGAGCAAATCAAGACGCTGAAGCGACTGGATATTTAATGTTTAAACTTCTGGATGCTTTTAATGCGCGTTTTCATGAAGATGATTTAGGTAAAATGAATGATTATGCTGAGCATGGGCAGGTTTATAAACGAGCACGTCCATCTCACATGACTATTTTGGCTAAAAATCAAGCTGGATTGAAAAATATGTATAAACTTGTTTCTATTGCAAGTACTACTAATTTTTATCGAATTCCTAGAACTCCTAAGTCAGATCTTAGAAGACTTCATGATAATCTTTTATATGGTTCTGGTTGTTGGCAGGGCGATGTATTTATTGCTATGATGCAAAAAGGGTATGATGAAGCACGTAAGAAAGCCAAGTTTTATGATTTCTTAGAGGTGCAGCCTCCAGCAAATTATCAACAATTAATTGAAGACGGTTTAATTAAAGATGAAGCTGAATTAGAAGAAATTCTGACTAATATTTATAAATTAGGAAAAGAATTAAATAAGCCAGTTGTTGCTACTGGCGATGCTCATTATGTGGATCCTCATGATGCAATCTATAGAACAATTTTGATTTCAGCTCAAAGAAGTAATCCAAATCGGAACAAACCGCAACCAGATTTACATTTTTATACAACTCAAGAAATGCTTGATGCATTTAGCTTTTTAGGGGAAGAAGCGGCTAAGGAAATTGTTATTACTAACACAAATAAGATTGCTGATTCTCTAGAAGAAATTGCCCCAATTAAAGATGGTCTTTATCCTCCACATATTGATAATGCCGATCAAGAAATGAAAGATTTGACTTACAATAAGGCTTATGAACTTTATGGAAAACCTCTTCCTAAAATTGTTAAAGATAGAATTGAAATGGAATTAAACTCAATCATTTCAAATGGCTATGCGGTTATTTACTTAATTTCTCAGCGTCTAGTAGCTAAATCAAATAAAGATGGATATTTGGTTGGTTCGCGTGGATCCGTAGGTTCGAGTTTGGTTGCTACTATGTCTGGAATTACTGAGGTTAATCCACTCGCGCCGCATTATCGGTGTCCTAATTGTAAATATTCTAAGTTTTTTGAAAATGGAGAATATGGTTCAGGATATGACTTGCCTGATAAAGATTGTCCAAAATGTGGTACTCCGCTTGTAAAAGATGGTCAGGATATTCCATTTGCTACTTTCTTGGGATTCCACGGTGATAAGGTTCCTGATATTGATTTAAATTTCTCAGGAGACTACCAACCAGTTGCACATAACTTTATTCGAGTTATGTTTGGACCCAATAATTCATATCGTGCGGGTACCATTGCGACAGTTGCAGATAAAACTGCTTATGGTTATGCTAAGCATTATGATGAAGAACGTGATTTAAAGCTGCGGAATGCAGAATTAGATCGGTTAGCATCTGGGGTTTCTGGAGTAAAAAGGACAACAGGACAACACCCTGCAGGAATTGTGGTGGTTCCTAACGACATGGATATTTATGACTTTACTCCGGTTCAGTACCCAGCGGATGATGTTAATGCAGCATGGTTAACGACTCACTTTGATTTCCATTCTATTCACGATAATATTTTAAAATTTGATATTTTAGGGCATGATGATCCAACAATGATCAGAATGTTGCAAGATTTGTCAGGAATTGATCCTTTGTCTATTCCACCAGATGACCCAGGAGTTATGTCATTATTTTCAAGTCCTGAAATTTTAGGAGTGACACCAGAACAAATTCAATCTAAAACTGGTACCTTAGGTGTGCCAGAATTTGGAACGAAATTTGTTCGAGGGATGCTTGAAGAAACTAAACCAAATACTTTTTCTGAACTTTTACAAATTTCCGGTTTATCTCATGGGACTGATGTATGGCTAGGGAATGCGGAAGAACTAATTAACAATGGAACTTGTAAATTGAAGAATGTAATTGGTTGTCGTGATAACATCATGATGGACCTTATCCACTGGGGCGTTAAACCAGAAGTAGCCTTTTCGACGATGGAATCAGTTCGTCATGGGCGCGGTATCAGTGATGAAGATATGGCAGTTTTGAAGAAAAATAAAAATATCCCAGATTGGTACATTCCATCTTGTTTAAAGATTAAATATATGTTCCCTAAAGCACACGCAACAGCATATATTTTAATGGCACTTCGAATTGCATGGTTTAAAGTTTATTACCCAGAAATTTACTACACGGCTTATTTCTCAGTTCGTGCTGATCTATTTGATTTAGTAGCAATGAGTCATGGTAAAAACACTGTGAAAGCCGCAATGAAGAAAATTCAAGATAAGGGAAATGATGCTTCTGCTAAGGATAAGAGCTTATTAACTGTGCTTGAGATTGCTAATGAATGTTTAGAGCGTGGAATTAAAATCAAGATGGTTGATGTTAATGAATCAGATGCGCTTAACTTTAAGATTATTGATAAAAATACCATCTTAGCTCCATTTAATGCGGTTCCCGGTCTTGGTGATAATGCGGCTAAGCAAATTGTAGCAGCTCGTGCAGAACAAAAATTCTTATCAAAAGAAGATTTGGCAAAACGTGGTAAAGTATCTCAAACTATTATGGATTACTTTGAAAATAATGGCGTTTTGGAAGGGATGCCCGATCAAAATCAATTATCTCTATTCTAA
- the rimP gene encoding ribosome maturation factor RimP, protein MSKVTDIVRSAVEPIIAKRNDEFVDIEYVKEKGQNYLRIYVDKEPNGIDIDEIADLSELVSEKLDTLDPDPLPDPYILELSSPGAERPIKTEKDWQKAQGEYVHLGLYQKIDGKKMYEGTLKSYNDDEVELEVKIKTRRKTVVVPRKLIANIRFAIEF, encoded by the coding sequence TTGTCTAAAGTTACAGATATTGTTCGTTCAGCTGTAGAACCGATTATTGCTAAACGTAATGATGAATTCGTTGATATTGAATATGTAAAAGAAAAAGGCCAAAATTATCTTCGTATCTATGTTGATAAGGAACCAAATGGTATCGACATAGACGAAATTGCAGATTTGAGTGAATTAGTATCAGAAAAACTTGATACTTTGGATCCAGATCCATTGCCTGACCCATATATTTTGGAATTGTCTTCACCCGGAGCAGAACGTCCAATCAAAACAGAAAAAGATTGGCAAAAAGCTCAAGGAGAATATGTTCATTTAGGACTTTATCAAAAAATAGATGGCAAAAAAATGTATGAAGGCACACTTAAGTCATATAATGATGATGAGGTTGAACTCGAAGTTAAGATTAAGACTAGACGAAAGACTGTTGTTGTTCCTCGCAAATTAATTGCGAATATTCGTTTTGCAATTGAGTTTTAG
- the nusA gene encoding transcription termination factor NusA: MSKEMLEAFDTLEKTKGIKKEVIVDAIKAALVAAYKKNYNQAQNVEVDFDERTGNFKVMAVKTVVDEVQDDRLEVSLKDALAINGAYEVGDEIRFEVTPKNFGRISAQTAKQVIMQRLREAERNNIIDEYSQYEDELITGTVERRDNRFVYVKIGNVEAVMSTHDQMPNETYNPQDKVRVLVTHVGSDSKGAQITVSRTAPDVVKRLFEQEVPEIYNGTVEIVSIAREAGDRTKIAVKSNDPNIDPVGTCVGQGGTRVQNVVNELGGENIDIVQYEDDPSDYIANALNPAEVIAVQFSDEDDEKSALVIVPDYQLSLAIGKKGQNVRLAARLTGYKIDIRPESEVEFVDEDKKNSTENKESDAETANNEVEATVNHDASTSDNTEE; the protein is encoded by the coding sequence ATGTCTAAAGAAATGCTTGAAGCGTTTGATACCTTGGAAAAAACTAAAGGCATTAAAAAAGAAGTTATTGTTGATGCAATTAAGGCTGCCTTAGTAGCTGCATATAAGAAAAATTATAATCAAGCACAAAATGTGGAAGTTGATTTTGACGAACGCACTGGCAATTTTAAAGTAATGGCAGTTAAAACTGTTGTTGATGAGGTTCAAGATGATCGCCTTGAAGTAAGTTTAAAAGATGCTTTAGCAATCAATGGTGCTTATGAAGTAGGAGATGAAATTCGTTTCGAAGTTACTCCAAAGAACTTTGGTAGAATTTCTGCTCAAACTGCAAAGCAAGTTATTATGCAGCGTCTTCGCGAAGCTGAAAGAAACAATATTATTGATGAGTATTCTCAATATGAAGATGAACTCATTACAGGAACTGTAGAGCGTCGAGACAATCGTTTTGTCTATGTTAAAATTGGTAATGTTGAAGCGGTTATGTCAACTCATGATCAAATGCCAAATGAGACATACAATCCTCAAGACAAAGTACGTGTGCTTGTAACTCATGTGGGATCTGACTCAAAAGGTGCTCAAATTACTGTTTCAAGAACAGCTCCTGATGTAGTTAAACGTTTATTTGAACAAGAAGTACCTGAAATTTACAATGGTACAGTTGAAATTGTATCCATTGCTCGTGAAGCAGGAGACAGAACTAAGATTGCGGTTAAATCAAATGATCCTAACATTGATCCTGTTGGTACATGTGTTGGTCAAGGCGGAACTCGTGTCCAAAATGTGGTTAATGAATTAGGCGGAGAAAATATTGATATTGTTCAATATGAAGATGACCCATCTGATTACATTGCTAATGCCTTGAATCCTGCTGAAGTTATTGCGGTTCAATTTAGTGATGAAGATGATGAAAAGAGCGCATTAGTGATCGTTCCTGATTATCAATTATCACTTGCAATTGGTAAAAAAGGACAAAATGTTCGTTTAGCTGCTCGTCTTACTGGATATAAGATTGATATCCGTCCAGAATCAGAAGTTGAATTTGTAGACGAAGATAAGAAGAATAGCACTGAAAATAAAGAATCAGATGCTGAAACAGCTAATAACGAAGTAGAAGCAACTGTTAACCATGATGCTTCTACTAGTGATAATACTGAAGAATAG
- the rnpM gene encoding RNase P modulator RnpM has product MKKRKIPMRKDLLTNTMQPKKELVRVVINKEKNISVDPTGKKPGRGAYVSLDPSKIEAAKNSKVLEKSLGTSVPEEFYEELYSYVDHQKARKELFGDK; this is encoded by the coding sequence TTGAAAAAAAGAAAAATCCCAATGAGGAAAGATCTGCTTACCAATACTATGCAACCTAAGAAAGAATTAGTAAGAGTTGTGATTAATAAAGAAAAGAATATTTCCGTTGATCCAACTGGTAAGAAACCTGGACGTGGAGCATATGTTTCATTAGATCCAAGTAAAATTGAGGCTGCAAAGAATAGTAAAGTATTAGAAAAAAGTTTAGGAACTAGTGTCCCTGAAGAATTCTATGAGGAACTTTATTCGTATGTAGATCATCAAAAGGCTAGAAAAGAATTATTTGGTGATAAATAA
- a CDS encoding ribosomal L7Ae/L30e/S12e/Gadd45 family protein yields the protein MQNRQKAVNLLGLAMRAGKVVTGTETVIADLKKKKVKLVVLASDLQKNTIEKVSRAANKNNVSMISEFTAVELENAVGKKRKVLGLTDSGFCKALVKKINEGV from the coding sequence TTGCAAAATAGACAAAAAGCAGTTAATTTATTAGGATTAGCAATGCGTGCAGGGAAGGTAGTCACTGGAACTGAAACAGTAATTGCAGATCTTAAAAAGAAAAAAGTTAAATTAGTAGTTTTAGCTAGTGATCTTCAGAAAAATACTATTGAAAAAGTAAGTCGTGCAGCTAATAAAAATAATGTTTCCATGATCAGTGAATTTACTGCAGTGGAACTTGAAAACGCAGTAGGTAAGAAACGTAAGGTTCTTGGACTTACAGATAGTGGCTTTTGTAAGGCACTAGTTAAGAAGATTAATGAAGGAGTGTGA